A window from Glandiceps talaboti chromosome 15, keGlaTala1.1, whole genome shotgun sequence encodes these proteins:
- the LOC144446405 gene encoding F-box/WD repeat-containing protein 1A-like isoform X3: protein MNSNSYNMETSTITDDKLPDGMTTPTPIRLIKSNKEPSPNYEQEKDICVKYFDQWKENEQIEFVEQLISHMCHYQHGHINSFLKPMLQRDFITALPKKGLDHVAENILSYLDAKSLCAAELVCKEWYRVIQDGMLWKKLIERMVITDTLWRGLSERRGWGQYLFRPKPGEIQPNNDFFRRLYPKIIQDIETIETNWRCGRHTLQRIMCRSENSKGVYCLQYDDSKIVSGLRDNTIKIWDRNTLECVQVLTGHTGSVLCLQYDENVIITGSSDSTVRVWNVHTAEMVNTLIHHCEAVLHLRFNDGMMVTCSKDRSIAVWDMQSPTDINLRRVLVGHRAAVNVVDFDDKYIVSASGDRTIKVWSTSTCEFVRTLNGHRRGIACLQYRDRLVVSGSSDNTIRLWDIECGACLRVLEGHEELVRCIRFDNKRIVSGAYDGKIKVWDLQAALDPRAPAGTLCLRTLVQEHSGRVFRLQFDEFQIVSSSHDDTILIWDFLNTPQLEGGNEGMTEMQVL, encoded by the exons ATGAACAGTAACTCATATAATATGGAAACAAGTACTATCACGGACGACAAACTGCCAGATGGGATG ACAACGCCGACTCCCATTCGGCTCATCAAAAGTAACAAGGAACCCTCACCGAATTATGAACAAGAGAAAGATATCtgtgtgaaatattttgaccaaTGGAAGGAAAATGAACAAATTGAATTTGTAGAACAATTAATATCACATATGTGCCATTACCAGCATGGACATATCAATTCTTTCCTGAAACCCATGCTCCAGAGAGACTTTATAACAGCATTACCAA AAAAAGGTTTAGACCACGTAGCAGAAAATATCTTGTCATACTTGGATGCCAAGTCCTTGTGTGCAGCTGAATTAGTTTGTAAAGAATGGTACAGGGTCATCCAAGATGGTATGCTCTGGAAAAAACTCATAGAAAGAATGGTGATAACAGATACATTATGGCGGGGTCTGTCAGAAAGGCGGGGTTG GGGTCAGTATTTGTTCCGTCCAAAACCAGGGGAAATACAACCAAATAATGACTTTTTCAGAAGACTTTATCCCAAGATAATTCAAGACATAGAG ACAATTGAAACAAATTGGAGGTGTGGCAGGCATACACTTCAAAGAATAATGTGCAGAAGTGAAAATAGCAAAGGTGTTTACTGTTTACAATATGACGACTCCAAGATTGTTAGTGGTCTCAGAGATAATACAATAAAG ATCTGGGACCGAAACACGTTGGAATGTGTGCAAGTATTGACCGGCCATACAGGATCAGTATTATGTTTACagtatgatgaaaatgtcatcatCACCGGATCCAGTGATTCCACTGTTAG GGTATGGAATGTTCACACAGCTGAAATGGTGAATACacttatacatcactgtgaagcTGTTCTTCATCTTAGATTTAATGACGGCATGATGGTTACGTGTTCAAAG GACCGTTCAATAGCTGTGTGGGATATGCAGTCACCGACAGACATCAACCTACGAAGGGTACTAGTTGGTCATAGGGCTGCTGTCAATGTGGTAGACTTTGATGACAAGTACATCGTATCAGCGTCTGGCGATAGAACCATCAAA GTGTGGAGTACTTCGACGTGTGAGTTTGTTCGAACACTGAATGGCCACAGGAGAGGAATCGCATGTCTACAGTATAGAGACAGACTTGTTGTCAGTGGGTCGTCAGACAACACTATAAG GTTATGGGATATTGAATGTGGTGCTTGCCTAAGGGTCCTTGAAGGCCATGAGGAACTTGTTCGATGTATCCGATTTGATAACAAGAGAATTGTCAGTGGTGCTTATGATGG CAAAATCAAGGTATGGGATCTGCAAGCAGCACTCGATCCAAGAGCCCCAGCAGGCACACTGTGCTTAAGGACGTTAGTA CAGGAGCATTCAGGACGAGTATTCCGCCTCCAATTTGATGAGTTCCAGATTGTCAGCAGTTCCCACGACGACACCATCCTCATCTGGGACTTTCTCAATACACCTCAACTTGAAGGAG GTAATGAAGGGATGACAGAAATGCAGgtactttga
- the LOC144446405 gene encoding F-box/WD repeat-containing protein 1A-like isoform X1: MNSNSYNMETSTITDDKLPDGMTTPTPIRLIKSNKEPSPNYEQEKDICVKYFDQWKENEQIEFVEQLISHMCHYQHGHINSFLKPMLQRDFITALPKKGLDHVAENILSYLDAKSLCAAELVCKEWYRVIQDGMLWKKLIERMVITDTLWRGLSERRGWGQYLFRPKPGEIQPNNDFFRRLYPKIIQDIETIETNWRCGRHTLQRIMCRSENSKGVYCLQYDDSKIVSGLRDNTIKIWDRNTLECVQVLTGHTGSVLCLQYDENVIITGSSDSTVRVWNVHTAEMVNTLIHHCEAVLHLRFNDGMMVTCSKDRSIAVWDMQSPTDINLRRVLVGHRAAVNVVDFDDKYIVSASGDRTIKVWSTSTCEFVRTLNGHRRGIACLQYRDRLVVSGSSDNTIRLWDIECGACLRVLEGHEELVRCIRFDNKRIVSGAYDGKIKVWDLQAALDPRAPAGTLCLRTLVQEHSGRVFRLQFDEFQIVSSSHDDTILIWDFLNTPQLEGGTSRSPSRTYTYVSK; encoded by the exons ATGAACAGTAACTCATATAATATGGAAACAAGTACTATCACGGACGACAAACTGCCAGATGGGATG ACAACGCCGACTCCCATTCGGCTCATCAAAAGTAACAAGGAACCCTCACCGAATTATGAACAAGAGAAAGATATCtgtgtgaaatattttgaccaaTGGAAGGAAAATGAACAAATTGAATTTGTAGAACAATTAATATCACATATGTGCCATTACCAGCATGGACATATCAATTCTTTCCTGAAACCCATGCTCCAGAGAGACTTTATAACAGCATTACCAA AAAAAGGTTTAGACCACGTAGCAGAAAATATCTTGTCATACTTGGATGCCAAGTCCTTGTGTGCAGCTGAATTAGTTTGTAAAGAATGGTACAGGGTCATCCAAGATGGTATGCTCTGGAAAAAACTCATAGAAAGAATGGTGATAACAGATACATTATGGCGGGGTCTGTCAGAAAGGCGGGGTTG GGGTCAGTATTTGTTCCGTCCAAAACCAGGGGAAATACAACCAAATAATGACTTTTTCAGAAGACTTTATCCCAAGATAATTCAAGACATAGAG ACAATTGAAACAAATTGGAGGTGTGGCAGGCATACACTTCAAAGAATAATGTGCAGAAGTGAAAATAGCAAAGGTGTTTACTGTTTACAATATGACGACTCCAAGATTGTTAGTGGTCTCAGAGATAATACAATAAAG ATCTGGGACCGAAACACGTTGGAATGTGTGCAAGTATTGACCGGCCATACAGGATCAGTATTATGTTTACagtatgatgaaaatgtcatcatCACCGGATCCAGTGATTCCACTGTTAG GGTATGGAATGTTCACACAGCTGAAATGGTGAATACacttatacatcactgtgaagcTGTTCTTCATCTTAGATTTAATGACGGCATGATGGTTACGTGTTCAAAG GACCGTTCAATAGCTGTGTGGGATATGCAGTCACCGACAGACATCAACCTACGAAGGGTACTAGTTGGTCATAGGGCTGCTGTCAATGTGGTAGACTTTGATGACAAGTACATCGTATCAGCGTCTGGCGATAGAACCATCAAA GTGTGGAGTACTTCGACGTGTGAGTTTGTTCGAACACTGAATGGCCACAGGAGAGGAATCGCATGTCTACAGTATAGAGACAGACTTGTTGTCAGTGGGTCGTCAGACAACACTATAAG GTTATGGGATATTGAATGTGGTGCTTGCCTAAGGGTCCTTGAAGGCCATGAGGAACTTGTTCGATGTATCCGATTTGATAACAAGAGAATTGTCAGTGGTGCTTATGATGG CAAAATCAAGGTATGGGATCTGCAAGCAGCACTCGATCCAAGAGCCCCAGCAGGCACACTGTGCTTAAGGACGTTAGTA CAGGAGCATTCAGGACGAGTATTCCGCCTCCAATTTGATGAGTTCCAGATTGTCAGCAGTTCCCACGACGACACCATCCTCATCTGGGACTTTCTCAATACACCTCAACTTGAAGGAGGTACATCTCGTTCACCCTCACGCACTTACACATATGTGTCCAAATGA
- the LOC144446405 gene encoding F-box/WD repeat-containing protein 1A-like isoform X2, whose product MNSNSYNMETSTITDDKLPDGMTTPTPIRLIKSNKEPSPNYEQEKDICVKYFDQWKENEQIEFVEQLISHMCHYQHGHINSFLKPMLQRDFITALPKKGLDHVAENILSYLDAKSLCAAELVCKEWYRVIQDGMLWKKLIERMVITDTLWRGLSERRGWGQYLFRPKPGEIQPNNDFFRRLYPKIIQDIETIETNWRCGRHTLQRIMCRSENSKGVYCLQYDDSKIVSGLRDNTIKIWDRNTLECVQVLTGHTGSVLCLQYDENVIITGSSDSTVRVWNVHTAEMVNTLIHHCEAVLHLRFNDGMMVTCSKDRSIAVWDMQSPTDINLRRVLVGHRAAVNVVDFDDKYIVSASGDRTIKVWSTSTCEFVRTLNGHRRGIACLQYRDRLVVSGSSDNTIRLWDIECGACLRVLEGHEELVRCIRFDNKRIVSGAYDGKIKVWDLQAALDPRAPAGTLCLRTLVEHSGRVFRLQFDEFQIVSSSHDDTILIWDFLNTPQLEGGTSRSPSRTYTYVSK is encoded by the exons ATGAACAGTAACTCATATAATATGGAAACAAGTACTATCACGGACGACAAACTGCCAGATGGGATG ACAACGCCGACTCCCATTCGGCTCATCAAAAGTAACAAGGAACCCTCACCGAATTATGAACAAGAGAAAGATATCtgtgtgaaatattttgaccaaTGGAAGGAAAATGAACAAATTGAATTTGTAGAACAATTAATATCACATATGTGCCATTACCAGCATGGACATATCAATTCTTTCCTGAAACCCATGCTCCAGAGAGACTTTATAACAGCATTACCAA AAAAAGGTTTAGACCACGTAGCAGAAAATATCTTGTCATACTTGGATGCCAAGTCCTTGTGTGCAGCTGAATTAGTTTGTAAAGAATGGTACAGGGTCATCCAAGATGGTATGCTCTGGAAAAAACTCATAGAAAGAATGGTGATAACAGATACATTATGGCGGGGTCTGTCAGAAAGGCGGGGTTG GGGTCAGTATTTGTTCCGTCCAAAACCAGGGGAAATACAACCAAATAATGACTTTTTCAGAAGACTTTATCCCAAGATAATTCAAGACATAGAG ACAATTGAAACAAATTGGAGGTGTGGCAGGCATACACTTCAAAGAATAATGTGCAGAAGTGAAAATAGCAAAGGTGTTTACTGTTTACAATATGACGACTCCAAGATTGTTAGTGGTCTCAGAGATAATACAATAAAG ATCTGGGACCGAAACACGTTGGAATGTGTGCAAGTATTGACCGGCCATACAGGATCAGTATTATGTTTACagtatgatgaaaatgtcatcatCACCGGATCCAGTGATTCCACTGTTAG GGTATGGAATGTTCACACAGCTGAAATGGTGAATACacttatacatcactgtgaagcTGTTCTTCATCTTAGATTTAATGACGGCATGATGGTTACGTGTTCAAAG GACCGTTCAATAGCTGTGTGGGATATGCAGTCACCGACAGACATCAACCTACGAAGGGTACTAGTTGGTCATAGGGCTGCTGTCAATGTGGTAGACTTTGATGACAAGTACATCGTATCAGCGTCTGGCGATAGAACCATCAAA GTGTGGAGTACTTCGACGTGTGAGTTTGTTCGAACACTGAATGGCCACAGGAGAGGAATCGCATGTCTACAGTATAGAGACAGACTTGTTGTCAGTGGGTCGTCAGACAACACTATAAG GTTATGGGATATTGAATGTGGTGCTTGCCTAAGGGTCCTTGAAGGCCATGAGGAACTTGTTCGATGTATCCGATTTGATAACAAGAGAATTGTCAGTGGTGCTTATGATGG CAAAATCAAGGTATGGGATCTGCAAGCAGCACTCGATCCAAGAGCCCCAGCAGGCACACTGTGCTTAAGGACGTTAGTA GAGCATTCAGGACGAGTATTCCGCCTCCAATTTGATGAGTTCCAGATTGTCAGCAGTTCCCACGACGACACCATCCTCATCTGGGACTTTCTCAATACACCTCAACTTGAAGGAGGTACATCTCGTTCACCCTCACGCACTTACACATATGTGTCCAAATGA
- the LOC144446406 gene encoding protein PBDC1-like yields MEGLGDLGAQGAVDAAAALSGKAEDYINNPQLEVQWAMKAYHHAETYFNLISSVNPRLLKLTKHDDEIVQEFRKDFKDLEIGLINEESMKTLSAKAKWRPFCNHFEGQLDDYNFGTLLRLDSSQPYSEENSTLVTRIQFYAIEVARNREGYNDCIWKKKTKTEDENTENKSKQS; encoded by the exons ATGGAAGGACTTGGTGATCTT GGTGCACAGGGAGCTGTGGATGCTGCTGCTGCCCTCTCTGGCAAAGCCGAGGATTATATCAATAAC CCCCAGCTTGAGGTCCAATGGGCAATGAAGGCATATCATCATGCTGAGACATATTTCAAT TTGATTTCATCAGTCAATCCTCGCCTCTTGAAATTGACAAAACATGACGATGAGATCGTGCAAGAATTCCGAAAAGATTTTAAAGATCTTGAGATTGGTCTAATCAATGAAGAGAGTATGAAAACATTATCAGCCAAAGCA AAATGGCGGCCATTTTGTAACCATTTTGAAGGTCAGTTAGATGATTACAATTTTGGTACATTATTGAGATTAGATAGTAGTCAACCGTACTCAGAAGAAAATTCAACGTTAG TGACTAGAATCCAGTTCTATGCAATCGAGGTAGCAAGGAATAGAGAAGGTTACAATGATTGCAtttggaagaaaaaaacaaagacagaagatgaaaacacagaaaacaaatcaaaacagtCATAG